A single region of the Dehalococcoides mccartyi genome encodes:
- a CDS encoding cobalamin biosynthesis protein, producing the protein MEVLFIFLLALIIDLVFGDPPNAFHPVAYMGRVIAFFERAGFKGGRVYQFVYGIVMVFIAMALFFIPVYFLLGWLHGVNSVVYIIVSAILLKMCFTVTGLRKAALLIKQLLEKDDIAQARFELRSLVSRDTSKLPQPKLVAAAVESVAESIGDGFVSPLFFFLIFGVPGVMAYRVVSTFDSMVGYRGKYEHLGKFAARFDDVLNFIPARLSALCILVSSLFGRYSPAGAWRIMWRDHAKTQSPNAGWPMATAAGALEVCLEKVGHYSLGDNIRELVPQTISRSLLLINSAAFIWVLISAGVIYFVHIA; encoded by the coding sequence TTGGAAGTCCTTTTTATATTCCTGCTGGCGCTCATTATTGATTTGGTTTTTGGAGACCCGCCTAATGCTTTTCATCCGGTAGCCTATATGGGCAGGGTAATTGCCTTTTTTGAGCGGGCAGGGTTTAAGGGCGGCCGGGTCTACCAGTTTGTTTACGGTATAGTCATGGTTTTTATTGCCATGGCACTTTTTTTTATACCGGTATATTTTCTGCTAGGCTGGCTGCATGGGGTAAACAGTGTAGTTTACATAATAGTGTCGGCCATTTTACTCAAGATGTGTTTTACGGTAACCGGCTTGCGTAAGGCAGCTTTGCTGATTAAGCAATTGTTAGAAAAAGATGACATTGCCCAGGCCCGTTTTGAGCTCCGCTCACTGGTTTCTCGTGATACCTCCAAACTGCCTCAGCCCAAACTGGTGGCGGCGGCGGTGGAATCTGTGGCGGAGAGTATCGGAGACGGGTTTGTGTCGCCGCTCTTCTTCTTTCTGATATTCGGCGTGCCCGGTGTTATGGCCTACCGGGTAGTGAGCACCTTTGACAGCATGGTGGGTTACCGCGGTAAATACGAACATCTGGGCAAGTTTGCTGCCAGATTTGATGATGTGCTTAATTTTATTCCGGCCAGACTGTCTGCCTTGTGCATACTTGTGTCCAGCCTCTTTGGGCGTTACAGCCCGGCAGGGGCATGGCGGATAATGTGGCGTGACCATGCCAAGACCCAAAGCCCCAATGCCGGCTGGCCAATGGCGACTGCAGCCGGTGCCCTTGAAGTTTGTCTGGAAAAAGTGGGACACTACTCTTTAGGGGATAATATCAGGGAGCTTGTTCCCCAAACTATCAGCCGTTCGCTGCTGCTTATAAACAGTGCGGCCTTTATCTGGGTCTTAATAAGCGCGGGAGTGATTTATTTTGTCCATATCGCCTAA
- a CDS encoding pyridoxal phosphate-dependent aminotransferase: MSISPKPQVEKLKPCYHGGPNYAELRKLGISPDAIMDFSVSSNPYPAPAEIKEALCSLVIDRYPDSDSVELKEYLAGRLSLKPENLIVGSGSMEIIRLVAGAYFGVGDTVLILKPTFGEYELAAEVAGADIIEQWADEESGFKFDLDLTCRIIKKHQPKAVFICNPNNPTGVYLSKADIEKVLSVCTDTLLVLDEAYIAFAEDCWKAADLLETGNIIVIRSMTKDCALAGLRLGYGMASAEIINNLKKVCPPWNVNAAAQKAGLVCLRHPSYLAESEKKIKASKEYLRQGFAGLGFRVLPSETNFFLMKVKKAADFRLALLKHGLMVRDCTSFGLPQYVRIAPRTQSECERLLAVAAELKSKSEIYPA; the protein is encoded by the coding sequence TTGTCCATATCGCCTAAGCCGCAGGTAGAAAAATTAAAGCCGTGTTATCACGGCGGGCCGAACTATGCCGAGCTTAGAAAACTTGGTATCAGCCCGGATGCGATTATGGATTTTTCGGTAAGTTCAAATCCCTATCCGGCACCTGCAGAGATAAAAGAAGCCCTGTGTTCCTTGGTTATTGACCGCTACCCTGACTCTGATTCTGTCGAACTCAAAGAATATCTGGCGGGCAGGCTTTCGCTTAAGCCCGAAAACCTGATTGTAGGCAGCGGCTCTATGGAAATTATCCGTCTGGTTGCCGGGGCATATTTTGGGGTGGGGGATACGGTTTTAATACTTAAACCCACCTTCGGGGAATATGAACTGGCAGCAGAAGTGGCCGGTGCGGATATAATTGAGCAGTGGGCAGACGAAGAGAGCGGATTTAAGTTTGATTTGGATTTAACCTGCCGCATTATTAAAAAACACCAGCCCAAAGCGGTATTTATCTGCAATCCCAATAACCCTACCGGGGTTTATCTTTCCAAAGCGGATATTGAAAAAGTGCTGAGCGTCTGCACTGATACCCTGCTGGTGCTGGACGAAGCTTATATAGCCTTTGCTGAAGACTGCTGGAAAGCAGCAGATTTGCTTGAAACGGGCAATATTATAGTTATCCGCTCTATGACCAAAGACTGCGCTTTGGCCGGGCTGAGGTTAGGTTATGGCATGGCCTCGGCGGAGATAATAAACAACCTTAAAAAGGTCTGTCCGCCGTGGAATGTTAATGCTGCCGCCCAAAAAGCAGGATTAGTTTGCTTACGTCACCCCAGCTATCTAGCGGAATCTGAGAAAAAGATAAAGGCCTCTAAGGAGTATCTCAGGCAGGGTTTTGCAGGCTTGGGCTTTAGAGTACTGCCCTCCGAGACCAATTTTTTCCTGATGAAAGTGAAAAAGGCCGCAGATTTCCGTTTGGCACTCCTGAAGCACGGGCTTATGGTGCGGGACTGCACTTCATTCGGCTTGCCGCAGTATGTCCGCATTGCTCCCCGCACCCAAAGTGAGTGTGAACGCCTGCTTGCGGTTGCGGCTGAATTGAAAAGTAAGTCTGAGATTTATCCAGCCTGA
- the cobT gene encoding nicotinate-nucleotide--dimethylbenzimidazole phosphoribosyltransferase — protein MELLNATLAKIHGLDKEAMTKAQAHQDILTKPQGSLGKLEAIAVQLAGIQGDAKPQTARKAIITMAGDHGIIDEKFHNWPKEVTAQMLQNFAHGGAAINVLSRQVGARNVVVALGVATPMAEDPNIINRNIAPGTNNMVYGPAMTREQAVKAIETGIEIVTAEVKKGLDLVGTGDMGIGNTSPSAAICSVITGRSLEEVTGRGTGASDEQMKLKRNAIAKAISLNKPNAKDALDVLSKVGGYEIGGLAGVILGAAANRVGVVVDGFISGAAALIAYTICPQVKDFMFAAHQSVEPGHRILLEHMGLDAILKMDMRLGEGTGAALAMNIIEASNRIQHEMASFADAGVSEKQS, from the coding sequence ATGGAACTATTAAATGCAACACTTGCAAAGATACACGGGCTTGATAAAGAGGCCATGACCAAGGCTCAGGCCCATCAGGATATCCTGACTAAACCTCAAGGGTCTTTAGGCAAGCTTGAAGCCATTGCGGTTCAGCTTGCAGGCATTCAGGGGGATGCCAAGCCCCAAACTGCCCGCAAAGCCATTATAACTATGGCTGGCGACCACGGCATTATTGATGAGAAGTTTCACAACTGGCCCAAAGAAGTAACCGCCCAGATGCTGCAAAATTTCGCCCATGGCGGTGCCGCCATAAATGTCCTTTCCAGACAGGTGGGGGCGCGTAATGTGGTGGTTGCTTTGGGGGTGGCCACCCCCATGGCGGAAGACCCGAATATAATCAACCGCAATATTGCCCCCGGCACCAATAACATGGTTTACGGCCCGGCTATGACCCGCGAGCAGGCGGTAAAAGCTATTGAGACCGGTATAGAGATTGTAACCGCCGAGGTTAAAAAGGGGCTGGATTTGGTAGGTACCGGTGATATGGGTATCGGCAATACTTCCCCCTCCGCCGCTATTTGCTCTGTCATTACCGGGCGGTCACTTGAAGAGGTAACCGGGCGGGGTACCGGTGCTTCAGACGAGCAGATGAAGCTGAAACGCAACGCCATTGCCAAGGCAATTTCCCTTAACAAACCCAATGCCAAAGATGCGCTGGATGTGCTGTCTAAGGTGGGCGGCTATGAAATAGGCGGTTTGGCAGGGGTAATACTGGGTGCGGCTGCTAACAGAGTGGGGGTGGTTGTAGACGGCTTTATTTCAGGTGCGGCGGCACTTATTGCGTATACTATCTGCCCGCAGGTAAAGGACTTTATGTTTGCCGCTCACCAGTCGGTAGAGCCGGGACACCGTATTTTGCTTGAACATATGGGGCTGGATGCTATTTTGAAAATGGATATGCGGCTGGGTGAAGGCACAGGTGCCGCCCTTGCCATGAATATTATCGAAGCATCCAACCGTATCCAGCACGAGATGGCCTCTTTTGCAGATGCCGGGGTTTCCGAAAAGCAAAGTTAG
- the cobS gene encoding adenosylcobinamide-GDP ribazoletransferase yields the protein MGSFLAAFRFLTNIPVPWLKEDWQGEKSHLDFARSLGFYPLVGLIVGLILAGLSWVFTLFLPDVLTAALLTVSLVVITGGLHLDGLTDTFDGIAAGHKSFERAQEVMHLPGVGAIGVLAAICLLLLKFAAIVSLPSGSFITGLILFPLISRWAMVYAVVCYPYVRSQGLGKELKGGSAKASLWLATIFCLAVCVILGGWAGLLAMFGSWLLVMYLASFFRRRLGGLNGDTYGSINEFTEVAALIFIVALSGYFS from the coding sequence ATGGGTTCATTCTTAGCGGCTTTCCGCTTTCTTACCAATATACCTGTACCCTGGCTGAAAGAAGACTGGCAGGGGGAGAAGTCACATCTGGATTTTGCCCGCTCACTTGGCTTCTACCCCCTGGTGGGTTTAATTGTCGGGTTGATACTGGCCGGTTTGAGTTGGGTTTTCACCCTTTTTTTACCTGATGTACTCACGGCCGCTTTGCTGACAGTAAGCCTAGTGGTGATTACCGGCGGTTTGCATCTTGACGGCTTGACAGATACTTTTGACGGTATTGCCGCCGGACACAAGTCATTTGAACGCGCCCAGGAGGTAATGCATTTGCCGGGGGTGGGGGCTATCGGGGTACTTGCGGCAATCTGCCTTTTACTTTTAAAGTTTGCCGCTATCGTTAGCCTTCCTTCAGGCAGTTTCATAACCGGGCTTATCCTGTTTCCTTTAATCAGCCGCTGGGCTATGGTCTATGCGGTGGTTTGTTACCCGTATGTCAGGTCACAGGGTTTGGGCAAAGAGCTTAAGGGCGGGTCTGCAAAAGCCAGCTTGTGGCTTGCTACCATTTTCTGTCTGGCAGTCTGTGTAATACTGGGCGGCTGGGCAGGGTTGCTGGCTATGTTCGGCAGCTGGCTGCTGGTTATGTATCTGGCATCTTTCTTTAGACGCAGGCTTGGCGGACTAAACGGGGATACTTACGGCTCAATTAACGAATTTACCGAGGTAGCGGCGCTGATATTTATAGTGGCCTTGTCCGGGTATTTCAGCTGA
- the cobC gene encoding alpha-ribazole phosphatase: protein MKLILVRHGETETDNYRRYWGHSDIGLSDSGHAQANSLREYLSAVRIDAIYSSPLKRCTETAETIAYGRPLSVNKNNDLKEIDFGRVEGLTYDDVLERYPDIAQKWAEGSFDVHFPDGEGMEHFAQRVVKFVKMLSKHREDETLLLVGHGGVFRILICHFLGIDYKHWWQFTLGVGSVTVLDIYPEGSILEKLNDKSHLS from the coding sequence ATGAAACTGATACTGGTGCGTCACGGGGAGACCGAAACAGATAACTACCGCCGTTACTGGGGGCATAGTGATATCGGCCTTTCAGACTCCGGCCATGCTCAGGCTAACTCCCTGCGGGAATATTTGTCTGCGGTCAGGATAGATGCCATTTATTCCAGCCCTCTTAAGCGCTGCACGGAAACTGCTGAAACCATTGCCTACGGGCGGCCTCTTTCAGTCAATAAAAATAATGACCTGAAGGAAATAGATTTCGGGCGGGTAGAGGGCCTTACCTACGATGATGTTTTAGAACGCTACCCGGATATTGCCCAGAAATGGGCTGAGGGCAGCTTTGACGTGCATTTCCCGGACGGGGAAGGCATGGAACATTTTGCCCAGCGGGTTGTTAAATTTGTAAAAATGCTCTCCAAGCACCGGGAGGATGAGACTTTATTACTGGTGGGGCACGGGGGTGTTTTCCGTATCCTTATCTGCCATTTTCTGGGCATTGATTACAAACACTGGTGGCAGTTTACGCTGGGTGTTGGCTCGGTAACTGTTCTGGATATTTACCCTGAGGGGTCTATACTGGAAAAACTGAACGACAAGTCCCACCTTAGCTGA
- the cobU gene encoding bifunctional adenosylcobinamide kinase/adenosylcobinamide-phosphate guanylyltransferase — MNYLLIGGARSGKSSYAEELAKSIGGKVMFVATAEAGDDEMKTRILRHQQARPPEWGLIEASLGVGEKISAYRENADVIILDCITLLVNNIMCRYMLDHGDELGGDAADYLDAAVKKEINDIILAMKKTGASFIVVTNDVGAGLIPPNAMARVYRDLLGRANQMLGAYVEYVYLMVAGLPMQVKPLLR; from the coding sequence ATGAATTATTTACTTATCGGCGGTGCCCGCAGCGGCAAAAGCAGTTATGCTGAGGAACTGGCCAAGTCCATAGGCGGCAAGGTTATGTTTGTAGCAACTGCTGAAGCCGGTGATGATGAAATGAAAACCCGTATCCTGCGGCATCAGCAGGCCCGTCCGCCCGAATGGGGGCTTATAGAGGCCAGTTTGGGGGTGGGTGAGAAAATAAGTGCTTACAGGGAAAATGCTGATGTGATTATACTTGACTGTATTACCCTGCTGGTAAATAACATAATGTGCCGGTATATGCTTGACCATGGTGATGAACTTGGTGGTGATGCGGCAGACTATCTGGATGCGGCGGTTAAAAAAGAAATAAATGATATAATACTGGCTATGAAAAAGACGGGTGCGTCATTTATTGTGGTGACCAATGATGTGGGTGCGGGGCTTATCCCGCCCAATGCCATGGCCAGAGTCTATCGTGATTTGCTGGGAAGGGCAAACCAGATGCTGGGTGCATATGTTGAATATGTTTACCTGATGGTGGCCGGATTGCCTATGCAGGTTAAACCGTTACTTCGTTAG
- the trxA gene encoding thioredoxin, whose translation MVMEITDQNFEAEVLKSAKPVLVDFWAPWCGPCRMVAPIIDKLSTKYEGKFKFCKLNVDENKTTAAQYRVMSIPTLLFFKGGQVADMVVGAVPESALSQKIDQLIQK comes from the coding sequence ATGGTAATGGAAATAACCGACCAGAACTTTGAAGCTGAAGTATTGAAATCAGCTAAGCCCGTACTGGTGGATTTTTGGGCTCCGTGGTGCGGCCCCTGCCGTATGGTAGCCCCCATAATAGACAAATTATCTACTAAATACGAAGGTAAGTTTAAATTTTGCAAGCTGAATGTAGATGAAAATAAAACCACTGCCGCCCAATACCGGGTTATGTCCATACCTACCCTGCTGTTTTTCAAGGGCGGTCAGGTAGCTGATATGGTGGTAGGTGCAGTACCCGAATCTGCCTTAAGCCAGAAGATTGACCAGCTGATTCAGAAGTAA
- a CDS encoding sensor histidine kinase, producing the protein MKKVFSFLYSQIRRLPRLLANVHIWILILLFTGGFFLHYPQLLPFIGQIDPDSFLYLTRHSVGRLIMLLPVTYTALVFGLRPGLVSLTLAIAIIIPNIFVTDTVTADDIIEIIGIIIIGLVVNLWLESYETDKKHRQQAYLKMETAQRELQRMQQNLRFYLKQITIAQEDERRRIAQELHDDTAQDLIVISRAIDRFATKNPNLGEDNLAELEEMQNHVNRTLSEVRRFAQDLRPSVLDDLGLIPALEWLIPDLSKHFGINIDIDVNGEIRRFAPETELVLFRIVQESLRNVGKHAQATKAWVYIDFGKYKATLTIKDNGKGFLLPERVGDLAALGKLGLTGMQERAQLIGGRLSLQSKPDVGTMVTVAVPNSGNLEDNDI; encoded by the coding sequence ATGAAAAAAGTATTTAGTTTCCTCTACAGCCAGATTCGCCGCCTGCCCAGATTACTTGCCAATGTGCATATCTGGATACTGATACTTCTGTTTACCGGGGGATTTTTCCTGCATTACCCCCAGCTGCTGCCCTTTATCGGCCAGATAGACCCTGATTCATTTCTGTACCTGACCCGCCATTCGGTAGGACGGCTTATAATGCTGCTGCCGGTTACCTATACAGCTCTGGTATTCGGCTTGAGACCTGGGCTGGTATCCCTTACTCTGGCTATCGCTATTATTATCCCGAATATTTTTGTGACAGACACCGTAACCGCGGATGATATTATTGAAATCATTGGCATTATTATAATCGGTCTGGTAGTTAACCTCTGGCTGGAAAGCTATGAAACAGATAAAAAACACCGCCAGCAGGCTTACCTGAAAATGGAAACCGCCCAGCGAGAACTCCAGCGGATGCAGCAAAATCTGCGTTTTTACCTCAAACAAATTACCATAGCTCAGGAAGATGAACGCCGGCGTATTGCCCAGGAACTGCACGATGATACCGCTCAAGATCTAATTGTTATTTCACGTGCCATAGACCGCTTTGCGACCAAAAACCCCAACCTTGGCGAAGACAATCTGGCCGAACTGGAAGAGATGCAAAACCATGTAAACCGCACTCTAAGTGAAGTCCGCCGTTTTGCCCAGGATTTGCGGCCTTCGGTACTGGATGATTTGGGTTTAATACCTGCCTTGGAGTGGCTGATACCTGACCTTTCAAAACACTTCGGAATAAATATTGATATAGATGTAAACGGAGAAATCCGCCGCTTTGCCCCTGAAACCGAACTGGTGCTGTTCCGCATAGTACAGGAATCTCTGCGTAATGTAGGCAAGCATGCTCAGGCTACCAAAGCCTGGGTTTACATAGATTTCGGTAAATACAAAGCAACCCTTACCATAAAGGACAATGGCAAAGGGTTCTTACTGCCTGAACGGGTTGGAGATTTAGCCGCTTTGGGCAAACTGGGGTTGACCGGCATGCAGGAACGGGCACAGCTTATCGGCGGACGACTCTCCCTTCAATCTAAGCCGGATGTAGGTACTATGGTAACAGTGGCAGTACCAAATTCCGGTAACCTTGAGGATAATGACATTTAA
- a CDS encoding response regulator transcription factor, with protein MQTTQMIKVLLADDHVIVREGTRELIQRESGMMVVGEASDGVEAVEMSMKVHPDVVVMDIAMPRLNGIEATKQIKQLLPTTAILILTAYESEQYILAILEAGAAGFLLKNVKGTQLLEAIRSVYAGESVLQPSTTRRVIDQLINKAAKTEEVSAVNPLTEREIEVLKMAARGVSNKDIADQLYLSNRTIQTHLSNIFKKLSVGSRTEAILYGLKRGWFIMEDLP; from the coding sequence ATGCAAACTACCCAAATGATAAAAGTGCTTTTGGCAGATGACCACGTAATTGTGCGTGAAGGCACACGGGAACTTATCCAGCGCGAGTCCGGCATGATGGTAGTTGGCGAAGCCTCAGACGGGGTTGAGGCTGTGGAAATGTCCATGAAGGTTCACCCTGATGTGGTTGTTATGGATATTGCCATGCCCCGCTTAAATGGAATTGAGGCCACCAAACAAATAAAACAGCTCCTGCCTACCACTGCCATACTCATACTTACCGCTTACGAATCTGAACAGTATATTCTGGCCATACTGGAAGCAGGCGCCGCCGGTTTTCTGCTTAAAAACGTTAAAGGCACCCAGTTGCTGGAAGCTATCCGTTCCGTATATGCCGGAGAATCGGTACTGCAGCCCTCTACCACCCGCCGGGTTATTGACCAGCTGATTAATAAAGCTGCTAAAACAGAGGAAGTATCAGCCGTAAACCCGCTTACCGAACGTGAAATAGAGGTGCTTAAAATGGCGGCACGGGGCGTCAGCAACAAGGATATTGCCGACCAGTTATATTTATCCAACCGTACCATCCAGACGCATCTTTCCAATATTTTCAAAAAGTTATCTGTAGGTTCGCGGACAGAAGCTATTCTCTACGGGTTGAAACGCGGCTGGTTCATCATGGAAGATTTACCCTGA